The Primulina huaijiensis isolate GDHJ02 chromosome 12, ASM1229523v2, whole genome shotgun sequence genome has a window encoding:
- the LOC140990352 gene encoding beta-amyrin 6-beta-monooxygenase-like yields MDAFLSYMILLGLLPLSVYIVSFISKRRSADTSLPPGTNGWPMLGENMEFALLGPQKFVKDRMQKYSHDVFQTSLLGEKMAIFCGAQGNKFLFMNENKLLTSWWPQSMKKALLFPEFVESNLKEVSALKRSFHHDILKPEALKQYIPVMDELARQHLDQDWIPNAVVKVVPLAKKYTFDLACKLFLSVVEPKNIKRLSDPFTLVTNGMFSVPLDFPGTAYNGAIKGGKMVREELMKIIKKRRQELIECKESEGRDLLSKMLLVTDEDGQLLSEMEISNNIIGLLVASFETTSSAVTSVMNYLAELPHIYEEVLKEQMEIANTKGPNELLTWEDIEKMKYSWTVARESLRLMPPAQGAFRETTTEFTYAGFTIPKGWKTFWTVHSSHKNPKYFPDPEKFDPSRFEGSGPAPYTFVPFGGGPRMCPGKEYARLEVLVFMHNVVRRFKLEKDIPNEKIVYYASPTPVHGLPIRLHPHET; encoded by the exons ATGGATGCCTTTTTATCATACATGATCCTGCTTGGTCTTCTTCCCCTCTCGGTTTATATAGTCTCGTTCATTAGTAAAAGACGTTCTGCCGACACGAGCCTCCCACCCGGTACAAATGGCTGGCCAATGCTAGGAGAAAACATGGAGTTTGCGCTTTTAGGCCCTCAAAAATTTGTCAAGGATAGGATGCAAAAGTACTCCCACGACGTCTTCCAAACGTCGTTATTAGGAGAAAAAATGGCCATATTTTGCGGCGCACAAGGCAACAAGTTCCTTTTCATGAATGAGAACAAGCTTCTCACTTCATGGTGGCCACAGTCCATGAAAAAGGCTCTGTTGTTCCCTGAATTTGTTGAAAGCAACTTGAAGGAAGTGTCGGCCTTGAAACGTAGCTTCCACCACGATATTCTGAAGCCTGAAGCTCTTAAACAGTACATCCCGGTAATGGACGAATTGGCCCGTCAGCATTTGGATCAAGATTGGATCCCTAATGCAGTGGTAAAAGTGGTGCCACTAGCAAAAaagtatacatttgatttagCCTGTAAATTGTTCTTGAGTGTGGTTGAGCCTAAGAATATAAAGAGGTTGTCTGATCCATTCACACTGGTGACAAATGGGATGTTCTCTGTGCCATTGGATTTTCCAGGTACGGCTTATAATGGCGCTATCAAAGGAGGGAAAATGGTACGAGAGGAGCTGATGAAGATCATTAAGAAGAGGAGACAAGAATTGATTGAGTGCAAGGAAAGTGAGGGTCGAGATTTGTTGTCGAAAATGCTGCTTGTGACAGATGAAGATGGCCAGTTATTAAGTGAAATGGAGATTTCTAACAATATCATTGGTTTGTTAGTGGCTAGCTTCGAGACTACAAGTTCTGCGGTAACTTCTGTCATGAATTATCTCGCAGAACTTCCCCATATTTATGAAGAGGTTTTAAAAG AACAAATGGAGATAGCAAATACAAAAGGACCCAATGAGCTATTGACATGGGAAGATATAGAGAAGATGAAGTATTCTTGGACTGTTGCACGAGAATCGCTCCGTTTGATGCCTCCTGCTCAAGGGGCTTTCAGAGAAACGACAACTGAGTTCACCTATGCTGGTTTTACCATCCCAAAAGGATGGAAA ACGTTTTGGACGGTGCATTCGTCTCACAAGAATCCTAAGTACTTCCCGGATCCTGAGAAATTCGATCCATCGAGATTCGAGGGTAGTGGACCGGCTCCTTACACCTTTGTACCCTTTGGTGGAGGACCCCGAATGTGCCCTGGAAAAGAGTATGCTAGGCTAGAAGTGTTGGTTTTCATGCACAATGTGGTCAGAAGGTTCAAACTTGAAAAGGATATTCCGAATGAGAAGATAGTGTACTATGCTTCGCCTACACCAGTTCATGGGCTTCCTATTCGCCTCCATCCTCATGAAACATAA